A genomic segment from Variovorax paradoxus B4 encodes:
- a CDS encoding AzlD domain-containing protein: MSGITDLWTMGVIVGLAAVTVLTRCFFFILDRPWGLPEWAHRALHYAPAAALAGVIAPEIVMTQGHLITTLHDARLYAAVVGAAYYYWRRGVLGTMLAGMAVYLPLHLGLGW; encoded by the coding sequence ATGAGCGGCATCACCGATCTGTGGACGATGGGCGTGATCGTCGGGCTGGCCGCGGTCACGGTGCTCACGCGCTGCTTCTTCTTCATCCTCGACCGGCCCTGGGGCCTGCCGGAGTGGGCGCACCGCGCGCTGCACTATGCGCCGGCCGCCGCGCTGGCGGGCGTGATCGCGCCCGAGATCGTGATGACCCAGGGCCACCTGATCACCACGCTGCACGACGCGCGCCTGTATGCGGCCGTGGTCGGCGCTGCCTATTACTACTGGCGGCGCGGCGTGCTCGGCACGATGCTGGCGGGCATGGCGGTGTACCTGCCCCTGCACCTCGGCCTGGGCTGGTAG
- a CDS encoding AzlC family ABC transporter permease: MFFSPAIRRRPEFRAGIRDMSSAALGIGAWGLMTGVAMVKSNMSVLESVAMTLLVYAGSSQLAAIPLLFAGAPAWVILATGFCVNLRFVVFSLHLRPYLMHMPRWRRMTHGYLTADLSYALFTRQYAAPPATLAEQQSQEAYLTGNYFVTWCSWMGMSLLGIALANFIPQNWGLGFAGVLSLVAIVCSMATTRLRVLAALIAGATAVAAHALPLKLNIVVAIGAAVLLCFWLEKQFGLDPDAEDDK; encoded by the coding sequence ATGTTCTTTTCCCCGGCCATCCGCCGCCGCCCCGAATTCCGCGCCGGCATCCGCGACATGTCCTCGGCCGCGCTGGGCATCGGCGCCTGGGGCCTGATGACCGGCGTGGCCATGGTCAAGTCGAACATGAGCGTGCTGGAGTCGGTGGCCATGACGCTGCTGGTCTACGCCGGCAGCTCCCAGCTCGCGGCCATTCCGCTGCTGTTCGCGGGCGCGCCGGCGTGGGTGATCCTGGCCACGGGCTTTTGCGTCAACCTGCGCTTCGTGGTCTTCAGCCTGCATCTGCGGCCCTACCTCATGCACATGCCGCGCTGGCGCCGCATGACGCACGGGTACCTGACGGCCGACCTGAGCTACGCGCTCTTCACCAGGCAGTACGCGGCACCGCCGGCCACCCTCGCCGAGCAGCAGTCGCAAGAGGCCTACCTCACCGGCAACTACTTCGTGACCTGGTGCTCCTGGATGGGCATGAGCCTCCTGGGCATCGCGCTGGCCAATTTCATTCCGCAGAACTGGGGCCTGGGTTTTGCCGGCGTGCTGAGCCTGGTGGCGATCGTCTGCTCGATGGCCACCACGCGGCTGCGCGTGCTGGCCGCGCTGATCGCCGGCGCCACCGCGGTGGCGGCCCATGCCTTGCCGCTCAAGCTCAACATCGTCGTGGCCATTGGCGCCGCGGTGCTGCTGTGCTTCTGGCTCGAGAAGCAGTTCGGGCTCGACCCCGACGCGGAGGACGACAAATGA
- the fmt gene encoding methionyl-tRNA formyltransferase, with translation MTPLKVVFAGTPEFARVALEAIAAAGHEIALVLSQPDRPAGRGMKLQASPVKQCAAAHGWPVAQPRSLRLDGKYPEDAAAARESLLAARPDVMVVAAYGLILPQWVLDLPAHGCLNIHASLLPRWRGAAPIHRAIEAGDAQTGITIMQMDAGLDTGDMLLREAVDIGSDNTARLHDRLAELGGRMIVQALADIGRLTRTPQPVEGVTYASKVEKHEAQVDWNQPAAAIVRRIRAFDPFPGANSPLDGETIKLWAAHAVPAEASAAPGTLLAVTEAGIAVAAAGSAVMLTELQRPGGKRLAVADFLRGFELKPGQLFG, from the coding sequence TTGACCCCGCTGAAGGTCGTTTTCGCGGGCACGCCCGAGTTCGCGCGCGTCGCGCTCGAAGCCATTGCCGCCGCCGGCCATGAGATCGCGCTGGTGCTGAGCCAGCCCGACCGGCCCGCGGGCCGCGGCATGAAGCTGCAGGCCTCGCCCGTCAAGCAATGCGCCGCCGCCCACGGCTGGCCGGTGGCGCAGCCGCGCAGCCTGCGGCTGGACGGCAAGTACCCGGAAGACGCCGCCGCCGCGCGCGAGTCGCTGCTGGCGGCCAGGCCCGACGTGATGGTGGTGGCGGCCTACGGCCTCATCCTGCCGCAATGGGTGCTCGACCTGCCGGCGCACGGCTGCCTCAACATCCACGCCAGCCTGCTGCCGCGCTGGCGCGGCGCGGCGCCCATCCACCGCGCCATCGAGGCCGGCGACGCGCAGACCGGCATCACCATCATGCAGATGGACGCCGGCCTCGACACCGGCGACATGCTGCTGCGCGAAGCCGTCGACATCGGCAGCGACAACACCGCGCGGCTGCACGACCGCCTGGCCGAGCTGGGCGGCCGGATGATCGTCCAGGCGCTGGCCGACATCGGCCGCCTCACGCGTACGCCGCAACCGGTCGAAGGTGTCACCTACGCCAGCAAGGTCGAGAAGCACGAAGCCCAGGTCGACTGGAACCAGCCCGCCGCCGCGATCGTGCGGCGGATCCGGGCCTTCGACCCGTTTCCGGGCGCCAACAGCCCGCTCGACGGCGAGACCATCAAGCTCTGGGCCGCGCACGCGGTGCCGGCCGAGGCCTCGGCCGCGCCGGGCACCCTGCTGGCCGTGACCGAAGCCGGCATTGCGGTGGCGGCGGCCGGCTCGGCGGTGATGCTCACCGAACTCCAGCGGCCCGGCGGCAAGCGCCTGGCCGTGGCCGACTTCCTGCGCGGCTTCGAGCTGAAGCCCGGGCAGCTGTTCGGCTGA
- the def gene encoding peptide deformylase translates to MAKRIILSYPDKRLHTVAKPVQGVDARIKALVADMLETMYDASGIGLAATQVDVHERLVVIDVSEERNEPLVLINPEIIWASDEKVLNEEGCLSVPGIYDGVMRSTSVKAQALDENGELRTIEAEGLLAVCIQHELDHLLGKVFVEYLSPLKRNRIKSKLLKQQREEAKEGRA, encoded by the coding sequence ATGGCCAAACGAATCATTCTGAGTTACCCGGACAAGCGCCTGCACACGGTGGCCAAGCCCGTGCAGGGCGTCGATGCGCGCATCAAGGCCCTGGTGGCCGACATGCTCGAGACCATGTACGACGCCAGCGGCATCGGCCTGGCCGCGACCCAGGTCGACGTGCACGAGCGGCTGGTCGTCATCGACGTGTCCGAGGAGCGCAACGAGCCGCTGGTGCTCATCAACCCCGAAATTATCTGGGCAAGCGACGAAAAGGTGTTGAACGAAGAGGGCTGCCTCTCGGTGCCCGGCATCTACGACGGCGTCATGCGCTCCACCTCGGTCAAGGCCCAGGCGCTGGACGAGAACGGCGAACTGCGCACCATCGAGGCCGAAGGCCTGCTGGCCGTGTGCATCCAGCACGAGCTCGACCACCTGCTGGGCAAGGTGTTCGTCGAATACCTGTCGCCGCTCAAGCGCAACCGCATCAAGAGCAAGCTGCTCAAGCAGCAGCGTGAAGAAGCCAAAGAGGGCCGGGCATGA
- a CDS encoding LysM peptidoglycan-binding domain-containing protein — translation MKKLRITVRQRPHLFATLAALAVISGGTTTAAWAQNYPVTPQQRATAQQTAQNGVPLSELAPNAPDEYTVKPGDTLWAISRLYLLRPWRWPELWGMNISEIANPHRIYPGQILYLDKTGGRARLTMRRGAGGSADGGTIKLSPRTRFDSLAGMALPTLNPSLIEPFLSEPIVVDADTLQAAPRIVAGNDSRVLLSRGDRAYARGNAETPLLETPGPLKNFRVFRNATPLKDPGTGEILGYEAQYLGKAQLKRGESTTVETTEDKDVITVVPASIDIIAAREEIRAGDRLLPEPPRQLLSYVPRAPSSQVEGRIISVYGNAVQFAAQNQVVAINRGTRDGIDSGHVLAILKNGETILDRTGARKETIKLPNERIGLLMVFRPFEKVSYALVLEITDTPRAGDFLVNP, via the coding sequence ATGAAAAAGCTCCGAATCACTGTCCGCCAGCGCCCGCATCTTTTCGCCACGTTGGCAGCCCTTGCGGTGATAAGCGGCGGCACGACCACTGCGGCGTGGGCGCAGAACTATCCCGTCACGCCGCAGCAGCGCGCCACCGCCCAGCAAACCGCCCAGAACGGCGTTCCGCTGAGCGAACTGGCGCCCAACGCGCCGGACGAATACACGGTCAAGCCCGGCGACACGCTGTGGGCCATCTCGCGCCTCTACCTGCTGCGCCCCTGGCGCTGGCCGGAACTGTGGGGCATGAACATCAGCGAAATCGCGAATCCGCACCGCATCTACCCGGGCCAGATCCTCTATCTGGACAAGACCGGCGGCCGTGCGCGCCTGACCATGCGCCGCGGCGCGGGCGGCAGCGCCGACGGCGGCACCATCAAGCTGTCGCCGCGCACGCGCTTCGATTCGCTGGCCGGCATGGCATTGCCCACGCTCAACCCGAGCCTCATCGAGCCCTTCCTCAGCGAACCGATCGTGGTGGATGCCGACACGCTGCAGGCCGCGCCGCGCATCGTCGCCGGCAACGACAGCCGGGTCCTGCTGTCGCGCGGCGACCGTGCCTATGCGCGCGGCAATGCGGAGACGCCGCTGCTCGAAACCCCGGGCCCGCTGAAGAATTTCCGCGTGTTCCGCAACGCCACGCCGCTGAAGGACCCGGGAACCGGTGAAATCCTCGGCTATGAGGCGCAGTACCTGGGCAAGGCCCAGCTCAAGCGTGGCGAATCGACCACGGTCGAGACCACGGAAGACAAGGACGTCATCACCGTGGTGCCGGCCAGCATCGACATCATCGCGGCGCGCGAGGAAATCCGCGCCGGCGACCGCCTGCTGCCCGAACCGCCGCGCCAGCTGCTGAGCTATGTGCCGCGCGCCCCCTCCTCGCAGGTCGAGGGCCGCATCATCTCGGTCTATGGCAACGCGGTGCAGTTCGCGGCCCAGAACCAGGTGGTGGCCATCAACAGGGGCACCCGCGACGGCATCGACAGCGGCCACGTGCTGGCCATCCTGAAGAACGGCGAAACCATTCTCGACCGGACCGGCGCGCGCAAGGAAACCATCAAGCTCCCCAACGAACGCATCGGCCTGCTGATGGTGTTCCGGCCGTTCGAAAAGGTTTCCTACGCACTGGTGCTCGAGATCACCGACACTCCGCGTGCGGGCGACTTCCTCGTCAATCCCTGA
- the dprA gene encoding DNA-processing protein DprA, whose amino-acid sequence MERAELAGWLRLSLTPGIGDGAARRLLAAFGLPENVFAQTGEALRQVVSPAQADALHQPPQGLQAQVDQTWHWLQPGHGDGATRRLVTLGDAAYPASLLEMADPPLMLYVLGAADFDLTQLGHSIAVVGSRNPTPQGAANARAFARALGDAGLPVVSGLALGVDGAAHQGALDAAGDTPRLATVAVVGTGLDRVYPARHRDLAHRITLQGLIVSELPLGTPPLTQNFPKRNRLIAGLARGTLVVEAALASGSLITARLTSEQGKEVFAIPGSIHSPQSRGCHALIRQGAKLVESVNDILEQLPSLHTGSAATPASANGNAGGASACEDPLLDALGFDPVSLDALSARTGWSAAALQARLLELELDGHVARLPGGLFQRAAIG is encoded by the coding sequence TTGGAACGAGCAGAACTCGCAGGCTGGCTGCGGCTTTCACTGACGCCGGGCATCGGCGATGGCGCCGCGCGCCGGCTGCTGGCGGCCTTCGGCCTGCCCGAGAACGTCTTTGCGCAGACGGGCGAGGCGCTGCGGCAGGTGGTGTCGCCGGCGCAGGCCGATGCCTTGCACCAGCCGCCCCAGGGTCTGCAGGCCCAGGTCGACCAGACCTGGCACTGGCTGCAGCCGGGCCACGGTGACGGCGCCACGCGCCGCCTGGTCACGCTGGGCGATGCGGCCTACCCTGCCTCGCTGCTCGAAATGGCCGACCCGCCGTTGATGCTCTACGTGCTCGGCGCCGCGGACTTCGACCTGACCCAGCTCGGCCACAGCATCGCGGTGGTGGGCAGCCGCAACCCCACGCCCCAGGGCGCGGCCAATGCCCGCGCCTTCGCGCGCGCGCTGGGCGACGCGGGCCTGCCGGTGGTGTCGGGGCTCGCGCTCGGCGTCGATGGCGCCGCGCACCAGGGCGCACTCGATGCGGCCGGCGACACGCCGCGGCTCGCCACGGTGGCCGTGGTGGGCACGGGCCTCGACCGCGTCTATCCCGCGCGGCACCGCGACCTGGCGCACCGCATCACGCTGCAGGGGCTGATCGTGAGCGAACTGCCGCTCGGCACGCCTCCGCTCACGCAGAATTTCCCGAAGCGCAACCGCCTCATTGCCGGCCTGGCGCGCGGCACGCTGGTGGTCGAGGCCGCGCTGGCATCGGGCTCGCTGATCACCGCGCGGCTCACCTCGGAGCAAGGCAAGGAAGTGTTCGCCATTCCGGGCTCGATCCATTCGCCGCAGTCGCGCGGCTGCCATGCACTGATCCGGCAGGGCGCGAAGCTGGTCGAATCGGTCAACGACATCCTCGAGCAGCTGCCGTCGCTGCACACGGGCAGCGCGGCAACGCCGGCTTCCGCGAACGGGAACGCCGGCGGCGCATCCGCTTGCGAAGACCCCTTGCTGGACGCCCTCGGCTTCGATCCCGTGAGTCTCGACGCCCTGAGCGCGCGCACCGGCTGGAGCGCCGCCGCGCTGCAGGCCAGGCTGCTCGAACTCGAGCTCGACGGCCACGTCGCGCGCCTGCCCGGCGGCCTGTTTCAAAGAGCAGCCATCGGCTGA
- a CDS encoding DUF494 family protein, with translation MFEVLVFVYENYWRGDACPEPEQLGRKLSAHGFEAEEIRDALHWLDGLSLATQGMQLERSADDDAVATVTLRGAPEAALPQSDDAMRVYSQAEQEHLGADCLGFIGFLESSNVLSCGLREIVIERAMAAPGDPVALDELKIIVLMVHWSTGIEPDALVLDELCESREGRTAH, from the coding sequence ATGTTCGAAGTGCTCGTGTTTGTCTACGAAAACTATTGGCGCGGCGATGCCTGCCCCGAACCCGAACAACTGGGCCGCAAGCTCAGCGCCCACGGCTTCGAGGCAGAAGAAATCCGCGATGCGCTGCACTGGCTCGACGGCCTGAGCCTTGCAACGCAGGGCATGCAGCTCGAGCGAAGCGCCGACGACGACGCCGTGGCCACGGTCACGCTGCGGGGCGCGCCCGAAGCGGCCCTGCCCCAATCGGACGACGCCATGCGGGTCTACTCGCAAGCCGAGCAGGAGCACCTGGGTGCCGACTGCCTCGGCTTCATCGGCTTTCTCGAATCGTCGAACGTGCTGTCCTGCGGTCTGCGCGAGATCGTCATCGAGCGCGCCATGGCGGCGCCGGGCGATCCGGTCGCGCTCGACGAGCTCAAGATCATCGTGCTGATGGTGCACTGGAGCACCGGCATCGAGCCCGACGCGCTGGTGCTTGACGAACTCTGCGAAAGCCGCGAGGGGCGTACAGCGCACTAG